The window tttttattgtattctAACCTGTgatgctttgtattttattcaGTATTTTCTATTTGTAATGTCCTAATTGTTTTTCTCTTATTACAAGGATGAATCCAATAATGCTTTATTGTGAAAATTTCTTTGAGGGTCaagcattaataaaaaaaagtaccGAATATCACTTCTCCATCATGTATTCTGTAGTTTGGCAAAGGGTGGTCAAGTAAGGATGCCATAGCACTGGTTTGGAATGGAACAGTCCTTTTGGATCTTGGCCTAGGATAGGAAAAACACTTCCCAGACGAGTGAACCACATACAAGTTAGGAAAAGCTAGTAAGTAGAATTGTGCAAAGTACTACTTGAGCTTAGCTTGCAAGAAGCTCATTCAAACTTGTTTATGGCTGAGTTGAGATAAAGTATATAATCTAACCTCCTAATAAAGTGGgcagaactttttttttttttttcttttttccatttttagaaGTTCTTAGATAGAGCTATGTCATGTTTTACATAGACggatattactattattttattccaAATCACATTAGCGGTCATTGGTCATTACTAAGAGATATTGAGGTATCTATATTGAGTAATTCAAGGGTCTCTTTAATTAGTATTCGTTTTAATTACTTTGATAAAAGTtgttatttatcttattattaatcAAGGATTTCTTATGCAACTAGAATGACCCTCACAAATAGGGAATACAAATTTATTCAGAATTATTTTGGATTGAAGCTATAATGCCATCATTTGATAGAATGAAATATCTGCGAGAACTGGGCCACAATTTGTATtgattaaacaaaaatgatacaTTCATGAAGAGTCCTTCATTCTTCTTGTTGATCAACAATAATTACAATATCTGGTAAACTTGTCATATATTTAGATTGGGGTGGTTTTGAGGGACCCAACAAATGATATATAGTGTGATACAGTCAAAACAAGGTAttgtaaatataataaaagaaaaatggatacCTCAGAGATGGGTAGACTCATCAATGAACCCtctattctctctttttccatctaaattttttatgtttgttatAGGATAACAAGATggttatatttttctaataataataaattttttggttGCATTAAAGACCTTGTACAGAACAACAGATTCTATGTCTATGTGCTGGTTATATTTTTAAGCCTGTATAATAGACATGCATTTGTTTGTAATAGTTCTTCAATTCCCCCTGTTTAATTCAATAGGCAGGATGGATTGTCTCTCATCTTTCCCCTTGAATTACCTATAAAGTCCTCGCATTAATGAGACTATACCTGCAGGATGTGACCTCTATTTCATGTTACTAGACTTCTGTTGCGCATGGTTAATCTGCAATTTCCACTAAATCTTTAATGCTCATATTGCAGATCTAAAGGAGCTAGATTTGACTGGCAATCTGCTTTCAGAATGGAAAGTATGTTTCTTTTTAAGTAGGTTATATAAATCTATATCTTCATCCTAGCTAAGGCTGCATTTTGAGTGTGCTAGACTTAAACAACTTTTTGtatcattttcttgatttctaCTATATTTTTGTTTACCATGAATACTACAGTTTTTACTCATCTAATCTATATTGTCCTAGTGGGTGGCCAGTAATGACTATTTGCCTCTGTACTGTCATTGATTCTTGATGATCCGTTTGGAACTTCAAAATGATGGAATCTGTTGCTTAGTCTTAACAGTGGTACGATTCCTAAGCTGTTGCATCTACAACATTGTTTACCTCAGTTGCACCACCTCTGCCTAGAAGGtttttgatatgattattatctTGATTTTGACCTTGTAACTTCCTAGCATGCTGGAGCATAGAGATTTTGTTTAAGTTGTGGGTTTATTAGTTCAAGTAGTTgatttcataattatataatttataaactttgtatacttcctatgtATTGGAGTGCTTTTGCTAGGTggtgttaatatatatatatatatattttttgtgccaatcaaaaaatataatttattaactcTCCTTGCCTTGTGCACAAGGTAGATTCTATATCATTCTTTTTGCAATTTTGttgtgaaaaatgttttttggcTAGATTATCAGCATACAAATTGACTCGGAGCCTGTTTAGGATAACTTCTTGTATCTGGCTTTATCTGGAAGTTGAAGGCAAGGCCCAAGTCACAAATTTTAAAGAGTCATATTCAAattgtaaaagttttattaaacatgaaagaaCTTCTTGCATAAGCCAAAATAGAGCTTCTATGAGAAGCAATATTTTCTTGACTTCCACATTAAGCTCTTTTTTTTAAGccataaatttatgaacaaaattaGTCAAACAGGTGTAGAAACTCTTATTAAGCTTAAAAAAGAGCTTTTGGCTTCTTAGAAGTCAATCCACACAAGGCCTTAATCAACTTCCTTTTTCTCTTACCACCAGCCTCCCTATGGGAAAATTTAGAGCTGCAATCCAATTCTTAACGCAATTAACTCTAGTTTTTGCTTTCATCTCACCTTCTCTCTGAACATGATTACTCACAACTTTGCTTTCTTAGAGATTCTAACAGACCTTAGACTATCCATCATTTTCCCCAAATCCCTTAAGAGGGTCAACATCATCAACATCCTTAAGCACCAATGATTTCCTCTCTCATATTACCCAATGCATACTTTATTGAGTTTGATTACCCTAAGCTCTTGCATAAATTCATGGCTTTTTCACCCAGTAATTTGATGCTAATTCCACCACAGTATCCCAAAATTTGGGATGCTGGAGCCATGTTctccaaaaaggaaaaggaggcGCTCACTTAATCAATTGGATCCACCAAAAGGTGGCAATGTTCAGAAATTAAATAGGGATCAGTTTAGGAATGATGTAGTTCAATCTAGAATCCTACTCTTGGAAAACAAAAGGCATCTAGGCTTTTGTAATTGGGTTTCCAGGCTGGCTAGGCCAAGTGGGAAAATTTTTTCTTAAGGGTCATATGTAATGTTTACCTATTTACATTGAATTTGGTCTGCTCAAGTTTTTCAAGGCTTCATATCTATGCCCAATCGAATCTTAGATATGGTCTAGAAGTTTGGGTTAAGCTTTCCCAACCAAGCCCAATCCTGATTGTAAAAAACTTAAAGCCAAGATAAATGGTTGAGCTGGGCTCAGATGGGAAAACTCAGCCTACTTGAGGAGCAGTTAGTTTGTATTGacaccaattttaaaaaatatgcacTACAAAATATAATGTATGTACAAAATGATACATAAAGAAGGAAATTATCTACTCTATTTGACTAGTTTCAGGTTTGAGTCCTGGGCAACCCATTACCATAATAAAATCATGTGCATTATTAGCCCTTATTAAGATATTCTTTCATGCAAAATAATGTGTAAGATGTCTTGCTTCTTAAGTCTTTCTTCAGGTACACAATTGGCAGATATATGATACGTAGACACATGAATGTTTGACTATTATCttatagttttcaagaaaaatcaaagttttattCTTAGAAAGATTATTTTACTGTCTCTAAAGGGTACTTGAAATTTAAAATCGAACTATTCGAAACTCCTTTTTTCCCTGCCTTCTgctttgaatttatttcatttttcttcttttgggggTTCTCAAGAGTGGAATATgcttttgtaatttttcttttcttttctactcGTTTCTTTTCTGCAGTTCTTTTTCCCTCCTTTTGGAATGAGTCATAATAATTGTTGGAACTTACCTTAAACATACCATATACGTTCTCACAGTGCATTTGTTGGTAGTTTAGTCAGGCTCTTGTAGGAATGTGCCTCTCATGGATTTTATGATGAATCAATGTCTTGAAATGtcttattttgttaaattgattCCATCAAAGCTCTAGtatctcattttgttaatgtATTATATTATTTGGTACTTTTACCTAAAGGCAACATTTGGTTCATGGGATAGGTGCTCAAGATAGAATGTAGAATTGTATTCCTAAAGGACCATAGTTATTATGCATTGCAGAGTCACTTCCACTCTTCTTTTCAGAAAATTTTGTCATTACatagctaggttggcaattccagTACAAATTTGGGTGAGTATGAGTTACATACTTCCAAGGGACTAAGCATAGGTTAGAGTTCACATGGATTTTGATTATGATCACCAAGTTTTCAGGTAAGTATACTGAGTCTGGGTTACTTAAACAAGTAATGGCACAAGTTTTTCAGTTGGATTTGGATCAAGTCAGAGAAGTGCACAAAAAGGccaaatatattatatacaagAACGCATTTTCAAGCCCTATTGCAACTTCTCAATTGCTTGGTGTGGCGTGGCCTGAACCCATTTTCCAATTAAGATCCACATGTACAAGTACCTCCTtcctcttatattttctttcactatCCTTGCTTTGTTTTGGGATCTTAAATGGTTATTGTGAACTTGTGACAAAAGTATCCCTTACAATTTACTGCATTTTCAGCTCTGATCATCCATGATTGTTGGGTTTGTtgaatctcatatttatttggtttatccaaaatgatataatatctTGGAATATGTATATCTTGTACAGAACACTTATCTAGTGAAGCAAGCAAGGCTTTAATATCCTTCATGAAATTCATTATATGCTCTATACTTTATTCcaaaaatatatgcattttatAGATGTCCCAATATTTCGTCTAACCAATTCCCAATGTATGTCAACAAATTAAAGCACACCTTATAATGTGATGCAGAACacataaatatagaaaaataaatacaaaatttggTCTATGTGTTGACAACTATGGGTGCCAATGTCATATGAATCTATATTTATTGTATCTCTTGTACAATAATTAATTTAGGAAATCAGGATATTATAAActtgtaataaattttattgtgTGAATTTGGGTGGTCAATATCATGATGATCCAAAGATTTCTTTTCCCACTTCAAAAGCTTGCAAGTGTAAATGTTAAAATGAAAAACCTATTCATGTGCATATTTGTCATTGGCAGACAGCTTTTAGAGGAATAATTACTTATGCTGAACAActgtttttcttgtttaaatTGGTCTCTTCCCTTGCAGGATGTTGGAACTATCTGTGAACAGTTACCAGGCCTTGCAGCTCTAAACCTATCTAACAACCTTATGGCACATGATATTACTGGGCTACCACTTCTAATGAACCTCCGGGTTCTGGTTTTAAACAATACTGGCATTAAATGGAAGGAGGTgtcccattttttattatttttattcttcctcttcttcttcttcacctccTATACTTCCCTAGAATTTATTCGAGTCACTAAAAATATCATCTTTTATGTTGGCAGGTTGAAATAATTAGGCATTCACTTCCAGCAATAGAAGAACTACATCTGATGGGAAACAATTTAAGGGCAATAACGGTGTGTTATTTCCCCTCCAATGGTGTTTGCTAAGTTTCCTTAGTCTGTGATCAATTTTAATTTGGTTggggaattattttaaattatacattCTTTGAGGTGTACTATTATGCCATTCCTTTGTTCTGTTAAAGTAGAGTGAGCAAAGGGCTGCACTTCTTTTGCTCACCATGCTCTGAAAGAGCCCCCTCAACACAGGAACCCCGCGACCGATCCTGGTTGTTCTTTGATTAGGTTGCCAAAGATGCAAAAAGCTGACTTGTCTCATCTCATGCAGTCTTTTAGATTCTCCATCAGGCTTGCTAAACAGAAAGTATAGAATGGTACatgaaagtgaaagaaaaaaataatgaagagcCCAAAGACATGTAGTAATCATGGCATGGAggttgaagaaaagagaaagaaactaactataaatatcttttttgacaaacaatcacatttttttcagtataataataaaatttcttaatatagaaaaacattaattgCAAAATAAGCTATTGCACCATTATACAAATCACTGTATGCTCCTCCAAGCATGTTGAAAATGTAAGCCATGATAGCTCCAGAAAAAATTTACTCACAATGACTCTATCGCTGCTCAAATGTATTGAAATCCTCTTTTTAGGAAATAGAGAAGATCTAaatcaacacaaaaaaaatgatatctgaAGATGTGCCCAATGCCTATGTGGCACTGGATTGTCCAATGCACATTCTTTGAGGTTAAGCTTGAGACATTCAATATGAGGGCAAGTCCATTGATTGAGAATTACCCTTCTCCCCAGTGGTGAAACtgcaaatttaaaaaattttatggtATGGCTGCCTTTATGCCATCCCCCTTTACCATTTATCAAATCCTAACAACTCAATACTAGGAGAATATATCAAGTTTCAACATCTTATGGAGGTctaattaaatttggaaagatAGATCCAATTTGTGTTTGGTTGCTCATCAAGAGTAAGAATTATTAACAGAGTTGTGCTAATGAGCATGACAGGAGGTGTCCTTTCTGAGCTTATTTGAGATACAATCCTTGAGGGGAAGATTGTGCATCCATTGTTTTCCCCCATATCTGAGAAGTGGGGCTAATAGGTTTCCCTgttactaaaactaaaaatgaaagaaataagcATGATGGAAGGAACCTTTGCCTTTGGAAGGTTGCATGACAGAAGAATGTACTAAGCAAGTTATATTGTCttgaagattttattattattgtttttgatTGGTAAccgtttctttcttctttttttgtacTAACTGGGATTTGAACTTGGAACTTCCCACATCCTCACCCCAACCCCTTggcacttgagccaggcctcaagggcaatGTTTTCTTGAACACTTACACTCAACACTCCCCTATAGGAATGCTTTAAGAATTGGGAGACCTTAAAGCTTAGGATGGAATGGTTTTCTGACTAAGAATACATTGTTCTTGATTGTTGTTAATTTTCGTTGTTCCATTTCTATTTGATGGGTGCCACTGGTTTTCTTTggatttctatttctatttttatttttatatttctgcTTAAGCAGTTCTAAATTCTCAAACATCTATACAGCTGTTTAACAGCACAtcccttcctttctttttatttcttgttatcCAGCCTGCCTCTTCCTCTATTGTCCAAGGATTTGATTATCTGCGGCTTCTGAATTTGGAAGATAACTGTATAGCTGAATGGGATGAAATCTTAAAGCTTTCCCAGCTCAGAAGGTATTAGAAAGAACTGtcctttttttgttgaaaatctTAAGATAAAGTTTACTGTATATGTTGCCAAATTTTCTTATGCATAGTGTTCAGCTTGGAGCAGCTTCATTTGAACAAGAACCATTTGAAGCACATATTTTACCCTGATTCTGATGCAATACATCAACTGCTCAACGGTATTGACTTTCTTGAAAAAGGTTGTAGGCCCTTCCAGAATTTGCATTGTCTTCTTCTAGGTAATATATCAAGACTCCTCTTTAAGCATTCTCACATCCTTATTTTTGGCTATCTTGGATTCTTATGAATgcttatttagtttttattcatCCATGGATTCTTATGAatgtttatttagttttttattcgTTCATGCTTCAGGTGGTAACAACATCGAGGATCTGGCCTCTGTTGACTCGCTAAATTCTTTCCCTATGTTGAAGGTAAGGTTTTGTGTTGTGACTGACCCTTCTTTCATACTTCTTCTGAGTCACCAGATTAGTTTTATATGCATACTGTAGTGATGCAAAAATAAGCTGAATTTCTAGGGTTTGTAATACCATTATTGGTTGTAAATCATAGGTCATGTATAAAATTTGGTTTCTCAGGTTATTTTTTCTGGTCAGATAGCAATTTGACTGTCCAGAATAATGATGTGAATAGCAAAGCTCAATCTCCTATTTGGAGAATTTGTCACTGCTAACTAGGACTTAATCTGATTGCACAGTGGGAATGGAAACTGAATTGTCTATTGTGATAATGAACTTCAACATACACTTAGTCATCAATCATCAACTTTACAAGTTGAAGGGTCTGTGTTCtgattgttttctttcttcatgTGGAAAGGATATTAGGCTTTCTGAGAATCCAGTAGCTGATCCTGGAAGAGGTGGTATCCCAAGATTTGTTTTAATTGCAAGGTTATCGAAAGTTGAAATACTGAATGGGAGTGAGGTAAACTCTAGATGTTGTGTATGAACCCAATTGCTGCTTTACAAGGTTGTGATAAATCTGATGTATCTGTCTGTAAAAACCTTTCAGGTCAGTCCTCGTGAGCGGAAGGAATCTGAGATCCGGTAAGTTTTTCCTTTCCCAGGCCAGTCCATTATGTTATCTTTTCCTTACCTTAGGTTTCTGTGGGCCTGCACAAATTTTAAACCATGTATTTAAGTTAGACATTTATTTTATTCGTTTCCAATACGCTAATAACTAtatgtttctttgttttcatgTGTTTATCCTAGGCTCTCTAGAGCTCATTTTAGTCCCGCAAATCATTTCTTACTTTATTTTCAGaagaatcaaaataaaagaaagaaggaaaaggaaaatactGACCGACCATGTTTgtgttgaattaataatttttaccattttttaaatgtttgtttttttggtattttggcGTGTATCATTTCTACAATTTTATCGAGCTGGAAACCAAGGCTCAGGATCTGGCATTGGGTGTTGGTTCATGTCTAGGTTGCAGATCCTTCTAACCTCTGAATCTTAGGACCATGGGAATATCTAAATTCTTGATGTATCCATTATTTTCTTCGTTTATAACCAATGTTGAGATGGGGTACCTTTTAACATAAAATGCTTAACTTGAGTGGACCGTGTAATATAGGAAATGAAGTGTGCAAGAGAAGTCCTAACCAGTTACTAATGTggtcctcttctttttcttggacATATCCCAATGCCCATACCTCTATCCTATGGTGCCCCTCAGGCACTTCTCAAGTTTTGAAATGTTCATTTATTGTTGGTTGAAAAACTCATAGACACTGGAGTCCACATTTGTGTtcattgtgatttattttcctttaagaGGCCCTTAGAGATCAGCTGTAACTGGAGTTGGTTGTACTAAACATGTGGATTGTCTGAGAATTAGAATTCTGTTTCTGACTCAGAATTTTACAGGTATGTTCGCTTAGTCATATCAAAGATGCATGGCAACCCAGAAGAAATCAAGCGGCTTCACCCCAggtcttctcttctttttctttttctttttttgtccttttttttttgctacagTTACATTCACCGCCCTTTGCTGTACACAATTGAAACCATTGGCTGAATGCTGTTTATGAACTGCTTGAGTAACTTGCTATAGCCTATAAAACTTGTTAAGGATCTGCCAATGTAAGCTCCTAATCAATTACTACTTAAGCTAAAGTAGACTGCAATGTGTATTATGATATTTCCAATTCAGGGAACTCAATTAAACCAAGTTTCCATTTTCTTGTTAGCATGTTTTGCATcagagagaatgaaagaaagattttCTGTAATTTGTGGAAATAAAATACTAGGGCCTGTTTGGgaatgttttcgaaaacaaatctcaaaaatagcttttgagaataattttttaaaaacagttctttaatgttttttatgaCAAAAGTTTATTTGGGAACTCAGAATTTTTTTCAACCTATTTTCTGTGTTtccaaatatttctaaaaaacaacttttatgtgtagtgttttattttcaattgttcttCATActtgcataattattttttaaaacaaacctCAGAAATTATGTGGGAACAATTGAAAAcggttaaaatatattttcagaaAACACCTTGCTTTCAGAATAAGTCCTCaaaaaattaccaaacatgtttttgagtttggaaaacagttttttgttttaaaagcaGTTCCCAAACAGACATTTCCCTAGAGTTCTACTGACGTCAAATTCTATATTGCAAAGTTGTATTTCTGCTCACATCCTGAATATTCTTTCTGACAATACTACAGAGATTATGTTGATAAAAAAGTAAGCCATCCCAGAAAATTATTTACCTGAAAATAATTGTCATTGATGCTCAGTGCCACATCAATGTTGTCTTGAGCTGCACTTGAATTTGCATATGTTAGAGAAGAGGTCAATGATTGGTTGATAACTACACACAAAGCCTTAATTTTATTGGGACACAGTAATGGCATTCTGTTCCTTGCTTTCTTTGTATCAAACAATAAGGAAAGATACATGGACAGAAAACAATCAGCTTGAACAACTGCAATTGTGATGATGGTTCTTGTGTTTCGGTCCAAGCATCGGAATTCCTTATGCTGTGATGCTGTGAGATTTTCAACTGATGTAAGATCCCTAATCAGATGAGAGACAGAGTTTGgaataattatttcttagaaACTGACGACGAGAACATTCAAAGTCCACATGTATCATACATAGTGTATAATATGTACCATATTGTTTTTTAGGCAAAATTGGGTATGCCCTACCCACCAATGATCAAAATATTTGCTACTGTTTTCCCATGTGTTCGTTTTTCTAATCATTATATCAACCTTCCAGCCTCTGATTCTGGACCTGAACTCAATTCCAGGTTTGCCGAGCTTAAAGAATTTCATGGAATCGAGGATGAAAGACCCTTGACTGGAGCAGCTGGTCCTCAAAAAATGGCTTCTGGACTTCTTTGTACGATACAAAAATTTCCTGATCAGCATTTAACATGGACTTAAAATGTCGATATCCTAATGATTCTTATCTGCCCTTTTTGTAGCTATCAATCTGAAATGCATTGGAGCATCCATAGGCGAAAAGCCCCCGCTGACAAAGAAACTGCCAGCAACCACCACGGTAACAGCACTTCCATCTTTTTCTTGAAGCATGGGTTTAGCCCAGAGGTAGTTTTAACAAGTGGCTTAAATATTGCATTTCTTTCAGATTGGCAAGCTAAAGAATCTTTGTGAGAGTTTCTTCAAATTGAAATCTATCAAGCCGAGATTGTTTCTTCAAGAAGAGGTTTGTATTTGACATCCTTTTGTTGTGACTTCTGGTTATTTATGTCTGGTATGTGATGAAGTACTGTGCCTTCATTTGGACATTCTGATACATTTTGATAATATGATCATGGAAACTCAAAAATATCGATCCTCGAGTTGGTGGGACTTGGAAACTGTATTTTTCATGAATTCCTGAAGTTCAGACATTGCCaaatggataccaagaaaattTTCTAGGAACTTTCCCAGAAAAATTTCTCAGGTGGCATTTTAGCTGAGCAAGTGCTCTGTCTAAGCTGGGTAACCTTTCCT is drawn from Vitis riparia cultivar Riparia Gloire de Montpellier isolate 1030 chromosome 18, EGFV_Vit.rip_1.0, whole genome shotgun sequence and contains these coding sequences:
- the LOC117907466 gene encoding tubulin-folding cofactor E, which gives rise to MQNPDSADSPAEFRLGQRVHSLGDPRRMGTVKYVGPVQGYSGTWVGVDWDNGDAKHDGALDGRRYFQAHAAKSGSFVRPHNLSAGISLLQALLLRYRSTTSKEEEEEMYVLSASNRRVSVQLVGKEQIEDKLSRFEELTAASLSYLGVSSIGAPFEICSVVPNLKELDLTGNLLSEWKDVGTICEQLPGLAALNLSNNLMAHDITGLPLLMNLRVLVLNNTGIKWKEVEIIRHSLPAIEELHLMGNNLRAITPASSSIVQGFDYLRLLNLEDNCIAEWDEILKLSQLRSLEQLHLNKNHLKHIFYPDSDAIHQLLNGIDFLEKGCRPFQNLHCLLLGGNNIEDLASVDSLNSFPMLKDIRLSENPVADPGRGGIPRFVLIARLSKVEILNGSEVSPRERKESEIRYVRLVISKMHGNPEEIKRLHPRFAELKEFHGIEDERPLTGAAGPQKMASGLLSINLKCIGASIGEKPPLTKKLPATTTIGKLKNLCESFFKLKSIKPRLFLQEEGSPLPILLDDEMASLMDLGIGSESTILIDEES